A window of Hippoglossus stenolepis isolate QCI-W04-F060 chromosome 18, HSTE1.2, whole genome shotgun sequence contains these coding sequences:
- the cryba4 gene encoding beta-crystallin A4 encodes MTHHCTKFSGHWKIIVFDEECFQGRRHEFTSECCNVMEFGFETVRSLRVESGAWVGYEHASYQGQQFVLERGEYPQCDAFGGSNAYHIERLTSFRPIACANHRECRMTIFERENFLGRKGELSDDYPSLQAMGWCNNEVGSLRIQSGAFVCYQYPGYRGYQYIMECDRHCGEYKHFREFGSHCQTPQIQSIRRIQQ; translated from the exons ATGACTCACCATTGCACCAAGTTCTCCGGCCACTGGAAG ATCATTGTCTTCGACGAGGAGTGCTTCCAGGGCCGTCGCCATGAGTTCACCTCCGAGTGCTGCAACGTGATGGAGTTTGGCTTTGAGACCGTGCGCTCCCTCAGAGTGGAGAGCGGAGC CTGGGTGGGTTATGAGCACGCCTCCTACCAGGGACAGCAGTTTGTCCTGGAGAGGGGAGAGTACCCCCAGTGTGATGCTTTCGGCGGTAGCAATGCCTATCACATTGAGAGACTGACCTCCTTCAGACCAATTGCCTGTGCT AACCACAGAGAGTGTCGTATGACTATCTTCGAGCGTGAGAACTTCCTGGGCCGTAAGGGTGAGCTTAGTGACGATTACCCCTCCCTCCAGGCCATGGGCTGGTGCAACAACGAAGTTGGCTCTCTCAGGATCCAGTCTGGAGC ATTTGTGTGCTACCAGTACCCTGGCTATCGTGGATACCAGTATATCATGGAGTGTGATCGTCACTGTGGGGAGTACAAACACTTCAGGGAGTTTGGCTCCCACTGCCAGACCCCTCAGATCCAGTCCATCCGCCGCATTCAGCAGTAA
- the crybb1 gene encoding beta-crystallin B1 — protein MSQTAKSASSQGTDAKDKGAPAPAASSKATKTGEPGMGSFRVMLFDQENFQGRMIEVQNECMNVCDRGLDRVRSIIVECGPFVAFEQTNFRGEMFILEKGEYPRWDTWSNSYRSDCLVSLRPIRMDSLEHKICLYELSDFKGNKMEIQEDDVPTLWAHGFCDRVGSVRVPGGAWVGYQYPGYRGYQYLFECGDYRHYNDFCAFQPQIQSMRRIRDMQFHQRGCFTFTSASK, from the exons ATGTCTCAGACTGCCAAGTCCGCCTCCAGCCAGGGCACCGATGCCAAGGATAAGGGAGCCCCCGCTCCAGCTGCCTCCAGCAAGGCCACCAAGACCGGAGAGCCTGGCATGGGATCCTTCAGA GTCATGCTGTTCGACCAGGAGAACTTCCAGGGCAGGATGATCGAGGTCCAGAATGAGTGCATGAACGTGTGTGACCGTGGCTTGGATAGAGTGCGTAGTATCATTGTGGAGTGCGGCCC CTTTGTTGCCTTTGAGCAGACTAACTTCCGTGGGGAGATGTTCATCCTGGAGAAGGGAGAGTATCCTCGCTGGGATACCTGGAGCAACTCCTACCGCAGTGACTGCCTCGTGTCCCTCAGGCCCATCCGCATG GACAGCTTGGAGCACAAGATCTGCCTGTATGAGCTCTCCGACTTCAAGGGCAACAAGATGGAGATCCAGGAGGATGATGTGCCCACCCTCTGGGCGCATGGCTTCTGCGACAGAGTGGGCAGCGTGAGGGTGCCCGGAGGAGC GTGGGTGGGCTACCAGTACCCTGGATACAGAGGCTACCAGTACCTGTTTGAGTGTGGTGACTACAGACACTACAACGACTTCTGCGCCTTCCAGCCCCAGATCCAGTCCATGCGTCGTATCAGGGACATGCAGTTCCACCAGAGAGGATGCTTCACCTTCACCTCTGCCAGCAAGTGA